The nucleotide window TCGGGCATTACTCATTTAGGGTTCGAATTTGAACTTAAAATCTTTATATTTTCAATAAATCCGGATTAATCTAAATTTAATACCATAATCAGGATAAAAGGACAACTACAGTGATTCTTAGCATGATTTTACTCCAGAGGACAGCTAAAAACCCCACATTTTTTTCATTGGGCAATGTAACCTCAATGGTGAGTTATTTTTTCTCTTCGGTGAAAACAATCCTCTATCGTATGAAAGGCCACCATTGAATTTGAGTAAACCTATGATTACTATCCTTCATACAACTGTTTATAGGTAATCTTTAACGTCCTTATCAAGATACATACCGAATGGCCTAAAGACACCTATAAAACGTAAAAGAATATAACAAAGAACAAAATTTTATAAAAGATCGAAAAAAAGGAATATGCATTTATTCAATTAAGCGAAAGTTGAGTTAAATGGTGAACTCGTTTCCTGCATGCTCTTGACATCACTTGAGTTGAACTTTGCTGTTTCCTGCATGCTCTTAACATCACTTGAGTTGAACTTCTGTGTTTCCTGCATGCTCTTAGGCCAAAGAACATCATCATCAGCACATGCAATTCCCACAATACTCAGTATAAGGGCGAAAATTACACCTGAAACCAATACCATACTCGTACGCTTCATATCAGGATTCCTCACATTATGTTGATGGATATCGTATTTAATCTTACTATCCATTATGGAGAAATATTCGTTTAATCATTATTAATCATTATTTTATAAGAGAATCTGGTCTTGCACAGTGCAAACCATCCAAAGGTTAATTTTTTTGCTGATATTTGAGGACACAAGGTAAATTATAAAAAAAGGGTAAAAACCCAATCAGACTTTAAATCCTGATTGATAAGTAAATGCTTTCTGGAAATTCTTTATTCCACCAGTTGCAGTCGTGGAATCTTTCCATGTGTTGGTAACAGATGTCTTGTTCCAGGTTGCAGATGCTGAATTATAATTACTATCACCACCATCACGGGCTTCCATAATGCTTCCAGCAAAGACAGTTTTCACTGTTCCTTCAGCATATCCACTTCCCGAGTTAGAATCAGGAGTGACTGCAATCTGGTAGTTCAGACCAGCAGGCACACCAGCATCAGAAGCAACCGCTCTTATCTGACCTTTACTTGAGATTTGAGCACTATTTACATTGATAAGGCTGCTCTTTGCTGACACTATATTGCAGAAGGCCGGAAGAGCATTATTTGCACTGTTTGAAAAGACACACCTAATGTTTCCGTCACCAGAAGCATAATTGCCTGCTACAGAGAGGGTGTACTCTTCCTCACCAACAAGATGTGCACCTTCAGTACTGGCATAGGTCAAAACCTTCTGGGATTCAAGATTGTATAGCCCACTCGACTGATCCTTAGAACTAAAATCAAAGTTCTTGTTCATACTGAGTTTACCACCATTTGTCATGATAGAATCACGATATGTGATGTCTGCAATCGATTGAGAAGCACCAAGAATACCAGTAGGAATTGCTCCTGGTGAGGCAATAACCCAGGACAACATAGTATTATCAGAAACAAAACCTGTGACATCAATTACAGTATCAATTGAAAAAACCTGATTTTCCGGTGTCTGATTGGGAAGCCTATCACCAGCGACCTGACCTATAACAGCCACAAAAATCACCAAGCCAGCATATAACATAACTCTATAATTCACAATAATACCCCACTCCCATACCTGAAACCCCCAGGTAATAAGGATACATTATGATCAGAGAAATAAGTAGTTTCTGAAAAACTCTTGTACAGCGAATTAACCAAAAATATCAATTAAAGCGCTAATAGGCAGATAAAGAACAACAGAATTCACACAGAGTAACAAAAAAAGGTTCCCTAAAGGGAAATTATGAGGTATTAAGATTATACCTTGAATCCGGACTGGTAGGTAAAGGCCTTCTGCAGGGTCTTTATGCCGCCGGTGACTTCGGTGTTGTCTTTCCAGCTGTTGGTTGCAGAGGTCTTGTTCCAGGTTGCTCCTGCTCCATTGTCGTAGTTACTGTCACGGGCTTCCATGATGCTGCCTGCGAATACAGTCTTGACAGTACCCTCTGCAAAGCCGCTGCCGGAGTTTGCATCAGGAGTAACTGCAATCTGGTAGTTCAGACCTGCTGGAACATCAGCGGTGTCTGCAGTTGCACGGATCTGTCCCTTGGTGGAGACCTGTGCACTGTTAACATTTACAAGACTGCTCTTTGCAGAGACAATGTTGCAGAATGCTGGGAGCATTGAACCATTAAGGGTTGAGAACACACAGCGGATGTTGTTGTCTGCGCTTGCAAAGTTACCTGCAACAGACAGAGTGTACTCTTCCTCGCCGACAAGGTGTGCACCTTCGGTGCTGGCGTAGGTCAGAACCTTCTGGGACTCAATGTTGTAGAGGCCGCTGCTCTGGCTCTTTGAGTTGAAATCAAAGTTCTTGTTCTCAGCGAGCTTTCCACCGTTGGTGAGGATTGCATCCTTGTAGGTAACGTCAGAGATTGTCTGGCCTGCTCCAAGGATTCCGGTTGGAATCTTACCTGGATTTGCAATTACCCAGGACATGGTGGACTTGTCGTCGACTGCACCAGTTGCGTCGATGACGGTGTCAATTGAAAAAACCTGATTCTCTGGGGTTGCGTTGGGCAGACGGTCTGCTGCTGCAAACCCGGTAACTGCCACAAGGGCAACCAGTGCAACAATTGCTGCAAATACGAACTTCATTTATTTCCTCCTACATTTCATGCTGATACTCTCAGCATCAACATAGACACGTTGTCGGTAACGAGTTATATATTTTCTGAGTTTTCGAACTCAGCAAATTGTGGTTAACCTCAAATTCAATTCAAAAAATGGATAATTAGTGCCGGATTACTTCCGCATTATCGTGATATATCCGCTATGACAAACACGGGTTGAAGGTCTTGTTCCTCGTTCTCCCCGGTCCATATCACGCATAATACACTCGTATGAAGAACACTCAACAAACAAGTTTTTAGCACTATCAAATGCCAAAGCCATTTGTTCAAAAAAGGGTGTGTAACAAGCCAGGTATCCACCGGGTTTGAGAACAGAGTGGGCATGGATTACATGCTCTTTTGTAAGGCCAAGATCCAGGTGAACCACATCGTACATCCGTGTTTCTTTCAGAATATCACCGGATATTATCTCCAGGTTCTGTATACCTGCATCAGAAACAGTCAATCGGGCCTGTTCTGCAGATTCGGCCCTTCGCTCGTATGAGGTTACGTGTGCTGCCACTCCTGCAAAAAAGATTGCCGATATCCCACTACCAGTACCTGCATCCAGAACATGATCATGCTTGTTCATCCCGGTCAAACCTATCACAAGGCCAATATCACGGGGAAGCATAGGAGCGGTACTTCTTTTTGCATACTCAAAAAAATCAGTAGACCTGGGAAGACGTATGGAAAGTTCTCTCCCCGAATGCGTACATATGACATCACCAGGCTCCTTTCCAACTATCTGTTCAAGATCGACAAGTCCAAGATCGGTGCCTAGTTTCCCATCTGATGGACGGACAAACCATGATTTACCATTACTAGAGATAATGACCCGATCAGAAAGCCCAATCATTCAGCCTTTCCTGTTAGGTTCAGGATTGCATCGGCAATATCGCCATTCGATTTTTCAAGGGCTGCTCTCGCGTTTTCTACTGGCACACCAGCCTGTTCTGCAACGAGTGATATATCCTCATCAGGTATTGTCAGAGCTGCTTCCTCAAACCGTGGTTCACCGGTAATTTGCCAGGTAGTAATCCCCTGCATTTTCATTATCGCAACTTCTGCCTGGTCAAAAACATATTTTCCTTGAGGCGTTGTGATCACAATCTCCTGGACATCATCTACCGGTCGGACATCCATTCCGAGTTGTTTCATCATCTGCTTCATCTTCCGGGGGTTCATTCCAGGTATCATTCCTTATCCTCCTGATTTTTTCCTTTTCGCACAGATACTGCCACTCCAGATTCTGACAAAACCATCTCTCTTCCTGATATCATGGCATCACCTACAGCTTGAAGAGTCCCATCACCAGACATGACAAGTACCTCATCTCCTGCCTGAATATCCAGAGAGGCTTGAGTTACATGCTTTGCAAAAACGCTCTTCCCATTAGCAATGTATGGGCAGACATCTTCACGGACTATCACTCTGGTTCGGGATGGATCCAGAATTCGAGACAGCCGTTCTGCACCTAATAGACCCAGCGTTAGTCGTCCATCATGGGCCCGAAGGGTTGCAAGCCGTCGGCCATCAAGCATAACCTGCCTGACTCCTCCCCTCCGGGAAGTAATAAACCGGCAGGTTTGAGGAAATAACTGAACACCAACACCCTTTCCAAACTGATAGTCAGCAAGAATCTGAACTCTTTTGAGCATATTGCTGTTTTATTATTCGGTTGACATCTTCGATAAACTCTCGTTCAGCTTCACGTGGAATAAATGCCCCTGCTGCTATCCGGTGGCCACCACCAGACGAACCGTCAAATCGCTCACATGCTATACAAAGAGCTTTCTGAAGATCAACTCCTTTATCCACGACTTCAGGCTTTGTTCTCATTGAGATCTTGGTTTTGGAGGGATCTAGAGAATCTTCACACATTATTAATATCGGCTTTTCAGGATTAAGCCTGGAGAGTGACATCCCAGCACCGATCCCAACAATAGTATCAGGGAACCGATCTCCAACATGAATATAAAGTAGATGAGAGAGTTCCGAGACTCCGGTATCGGTTATATACTCCATCACTTCCCTGATCTTTGTCCGATGGTTTTTAAGCATCTGTTCAGCCTCCCGGTATGCTGTCACCCTGTCACCACGACATATTGCCCCTCCGAGTTCTGGCCTTTTCCATCTTCCACATGAATTGAGGAGGGTCGCATATTCAGAAGCATTTCGGAGGGTTGCCTGGATTTTACTCTCGTCAGGAAAGAGATAATGATCCGCAAACAGCCTATCAAGATTCTTTTCACAGGCCATCATCTGATCAATAATAGAACAGACAATTATCTGTTTTTCTTCAATCGTTAGTGACTCCCAAACCGGCCATCGGTTTGCAGAAACCGGCCTGATACCTATCCTTTCAAGGAATCGTCTTGCACCATCAGGATCATGGGACACCCCGGGTATGTCAATATCATCAGAATATGCAAGCGCATTTGGGAGAGGCCTGGTGGATATACCATAAATATTGAGATCATGTTCCCAGACCTCAACATTTCCATAGCCCACCCCGTCTGACAATATCTCATGAGCAGGACCTGATAATTTCAGGTTCTCCCTGTCCATCATATCTCCGATATTGCCAATGACTGCAAGTTTTGCAAGATCACGATTAATCTCATCCATTTCACGGGCAACAAGATAGGCTACCCCGGCAGCACTCATCTTTTCAAATCCATGGAGAAGACAATTTACCTCTAGATACCCAGCATCTGCAGGCTGACTTACGTGATGATCGATGATAACAACATCTTTCGACCGAATCCCTTTCTCCTGCAACATTGTCTGTTGACCTGAACCAAAGTCTGAAAAAATCTTGAGAGAATCATCATCAGGAATCTCATGAAGGGTGAGGGGATCCAGTTGCCTGATATAGATGCTCCGGACAGGGATTCCCGCACGCGAAATCGCCTGTGAAAGAATAGATTCGCTAGATATACCGTCAGCATCAATGTGAGAGATGACAGTTGCCGATTTGCAAGAAAGAACCATTTCGGCAGCAGACCGTACATCCTTATCAAGACTCATTTAATGTATGATATGGGACCTACGCAGAAAAGGATGAGCACCTGTATGATGTGATCCAATTGAAATTCTATGCAAAAAGAACTCAATTAATATATAAAGAGATTTTTAAAACCCAAAGTGTTCCGAACCCCACTTGAAGCAGATGATAATATGAGATTTTGGGCAGATTCAAACCAGATAAAAAAGTATCGTGACGGGCAGATCATCTCCCCCGAAAGGATGAGGGTGATAGATTCAAATGCAATGGCCCTTGGAGTTAGTGATCTTCAACTTATGGAGAATGCCGGACATGCCCTCGTGAACGTCGTCCGTAGATATCATCCGGCCTCGATACTCATCCTTTGTGGTTCAGGTAATAACGGAGGAGACGGAATGGTTGCTGCACGGCTTCTTGCACATGAGACAGATGTCACAGTCATCTATCATAATAGTTCAACCATGTCCCTTGCATGCAAAACACAATTGTCTATTCTTGAAAACTGTGCAGTGAGACTTCTCCCAGTACGATGCAAGGACGATGTTCATTCCATAAAATACCTCTTCTCACAATCTACCCTGATACTAGATGCCCTATTGGGAACT belongs to Methanospirillum lacunae and includes:
- a CDS encoding methyltransferase domain-containing protein, whose translation is MIGLSDRVIISSNGKSWFVRPSDGKLGTDLGLVDLEQIVGKEPGDVICTHSGRELSIRLPRSTDFFEYAKRSTAPMLPRDIGLVIGLTGMNKHDHVLDAGTGSGISAIFFAGVAAHVTSYERRAESAEQARLTVSDAGIQNLEIISGDILKETRMYDVVHLDLGLTKEHVIHAHSVLKPGGYLACYTPFFEQMALAFDSAKNLFVECSSYECIMRDMDRGERGTRPSTRVCHSGYITIMRK
- a CDS encoding nascent polypeptide-associated complex protein; this encodes MIPGMNPRKMKQMMKQLGMDVRPVDDVQEIVITTPQGKYVFDQAEVAIMKMQGITTWQITGEPRFEEAALTIPDEDISLVAEQAGVPVENARAALEKSNGDIADAILNLTGKAE
- a CDS encoding PUA domain-containing protein; amino-acid sequence: MLKRVQILADYQFGKGVGVQLFPQTCRFITSRRGGVRQVMLDGRRLATLRAHDGRLTLGLLGAERLSRILDPSRTRVIVREDVCPYIANGKSVFAKHVTQASLDIQAGDEVLVMSGDGTLQAVGDAMISGREMVLSESGVAVSVRKGKNQEDKE
- a CDS encoding single-stranded-DNA-specific exonuclease RecJ, which codes for MSLDKDVRSAAEMVLSCKSATVISHIDADGISSESILSQAISRAGIPVRSIYIRQLDPLTLHEIPDDDSLKIFSDFGSGQQTMLQEKGIRSKDVVIIDHHVSQPADAGYLEVNCLLHGFEKMSAAGVAYLVAREMDEINRDLAKLAVIGNIGDMMDRENLKLSGPAHEILSDGVGYGNVEVWEHDLNIYGISTRPLPNALAYSDDIDIPGVSHDPDGARRFLERIGIRPVSANRWPVWESLTIEEKQIIVCSIIDQMMACEKNLDRLFADHYLFPDESKIQATLRNASEYATLLNSCGRWKRPELGGAICRGDRVTAYREAEQMLKNHRTKIREVMEYITDTGVSELSHLLYIHVGDRFPDTIVGIGAGMSLSRLNPEKPILIMCEDSLDPSKTKISMRTKPEVVDKGVDLQKALCIACERFDGSSGGGHRIAAGAFIPREAEREFIEDVNRIIKQQYAQKSSDSC